A single genomic interval of Nitratidesulfovibrio sp. SRB-5 harbors:
- a CDS encoding glycosyltransferase yields the protein MNIAFVNSTRKWGGVKTWILDFAERLSAYGHDVRVYGRQQAFVDEAKRRVGHGESATFGFDLNPATIAWFRRRFSEHRTDVVILNIGKDLATAGVAARLLGIPVVQQIGLPGDIPHRLKTRLLHAWIAPRFLCSCRYIADGFLTSLPYLRAEDLHVVLTAKRVATGPLSVSTPRRLVATQQLNPDKGHETLLRALASLDIPFELDVAGTGSHETFLKDLAVSLGIAERIRWHGFTTRVPELLERADVFLLASLSEGLPNTLQEALAQGLLPVARDVGGVREVYTPELLPWLLPYAAGPAEFAEMLRKALTLPDEELLEMKRAARQACATHCELDGKARELETWLATLTQKTACGTIHRQS from the coding sequence ATGAACATCGCTTTCGTCAACAGCACCCGCAAATGGGGCGGCGTGAAGACCTGGATACTCGATTTCGCTGAACGGCTTTCCGCCTACGGGCATGACGTGCGCGTCTACGGGCGCCAGCAGGCCTTCGTGGACGAGGCCAAACGCCGTGTGGGCCATGGAGAGTCGGCCACGTTCGGATTCGACCTGAATCCGGCCACCATTGCCTGGTTCCGCCGCCGGTTCAGCGAGCACCGCACCGACGTGGTGATCCTCAACATCGGCAAGGATCTTGCCACCGCCGGGGTTGCCGCGCGCCTGCTGGGCATTCCCGTGGTCCAGCAGATCGGCCTGCCCGGCGACATCCCCCACCGCCTCAAGACCCGCCTGCTGCATGCCTGGATCGCCCCCAGGTTCCTGTGCTCGTGCCGGTACATAGCCGACGGATTCCTGACCAGCCTGCCGTACCTGCGGGCAGAGGACCTGCACGTGGTGCTCACGGCCAAGCGGGTGGCCACCGGGCCGCTGTCCGTGTCCACGCCCCGGCGGCTGGTGGCCACGCAGCAACTGAACCCCGACAAGGGGCACGAGACGCTGCTGCGCGCCCTGGCCAGTCTGGACATTCCCTTCGAACTGGACGTGGCGGGCACCGGCTCGCACGAAACCTTCCTGAAGGATCTTGCCGTTTCGCTGGGCATTGCCGAGCGCATCCGCTGGCACGGCTTCACCACCCGGGTGCCGGAACTGCTGGAACGCGCCGACGTGTTCCTGCTGGCCTCGCTGAGCGAGGGCCTGCCCAACACCCTGCAAGAGGCGCTGGCTCAGGGGCTGCTGCCCGTGGCCCGCGACGTGGGTGGCGTGCGCGAGGTGTACACCCCGGAACTGCTGCCCTGGCTGCTGCCCTATGCCGCCGGACCCGCGGAATTCGCGGAAATGCTGCGCAAGGCGCTGACCCTGCCGGATGAGGAACTGCTGGAAATGAAGCGCGCCGCCCGCCAGGCCTGCGCCACCCACTGCGAACTGGACGGCAAGGCCCGAGAACTGGAAACATGGCTGGCCACGTTGACGCAGAAGACCGCGTGCGGCACCATCCACCGGCAATCCTGA
- a CDS encoding O-antigen ligase family protein, whose product MSDIRPHTAPSRVTTALRTLRAAPDPQKAEWARTVLFWLFWLSVVTFSLGQAFREVGPILCLIALFAYHYWGYRQSTLRRLPLKWLFVAFYGLICVKTALSLDPRQSLVYVLPNVWKGFALPFVAMECARDMRDMRRLVRAFALAAIFQGLDGIYQHLTGHDLIKGTPIMYGRLTGSMTTYRVGDYMALILVPAFALWTMLPQIRSAWRRAAVVALILAPGIHLWIFAQARSGYLGVAAALFLLWYLFTRPKPAYLLVPTGIGILAALFGPQRITLETAMRDGRLELWDFAWQVIQARPLTGWGMGMFGPAFKALGLQPVINPPSIQHPHSVYIQFLVDTGVVGFVIAMVFLFGMLAWGLRRIHRNIPRSGAPYDMWTMAAFFLAGWLCYLVEALFAHDFLRSWWMAVSMGHLGVMIGAIINADTPPASPVGAPSRETRNIP is encoded by the coding sequence ATGTCCGACATCCGCCCCCACACCGCCCCCTCCCGCGTGACTACGGCCCTGCGCACCCTCCGTGCCGCCCCGGACCCGCAGAAGGCGGAATGGGCGCGTACGGTGCTGTTCTGGCTGTTCTGGCTGTCCGTGGTCACCTTTTCGCTGGGCCAGGCCTTCCGCGAAGTCGGTCCCATCCTCTGCCTGATCGCCCTGTTCGCCTATCATTACTGGGGGTACCGGCAGTCCACCCTGCGCCGTCTTCCGCTCAAGTGGCTGTTCGTGGCCTTCTACGGGCTCATCTGCGTCAAGACGGCCCTGTCGCTGGACCCGCGCCAGAGCCTGGTCTACGTGCTTCCCAACGTCTGGAAGGGCTTCGCCCTGCCCTTCGTGGCCATGGAGTGTGCGCGCGACATGCGCGACATGCGCCGCCTGGTCCGGGCCTTCGCACTGGCGGCCATCTTCCAGGGGCTGGACGGCATCTACCAGCACCTCACCGGGCACGACCTCATCAAGGGCACACCCATCATGTATGGTCGGCTCACCGGCTCCATGACCACCTACCGCGTGGGCGACTACATGGCGCTGATCCTGGTGCCCGCCTTCGCCCTGTGGACCATGCTGCCCCAAATCCGCTCCGCATGGCGCAGGGCCGCCGTGGTCGCGCTGATCCTGGCGCCGGGCATCCACCTGTGGATATTCGCCCAGGCCCGCAGCGGCTACCTGGGTGTTGCCGCCGCCCTGTTCCTGCTGTGGTACCTGTTCACGCGCCCGAAGCCCGCATACCTTCTGGTGCCCACGGGCATCGGCATTCTGGCCGCCCTGTTCGGCCCGCAGCGCATCACCCTGGAAACCGCCATGCGCGACGGGCGCCTCGAGTTGTGGGACTTTGCGTGGCAAGTCATCCAGGCCCGCCCCCTGACCGGGTGGGGCATGGGCATGTTCGGCCCGGCGTTCAAGGCGCTGGGGCTGCAACCGGTCATCAACCCGCCGAGCATCCAGCACCCCCATTCGGTATACATCCAGTTTCTGGTGGACACCGGCGTGGTGGGCTTCGTCATCGCCATGGTCTTCCTGTTCGGCATGCTGGCCTGGGGACTGCGGCGGATACACCGCAACATCCCGCGCTCCGGCGCCCCGTACGACATGTGGACCATGGCCGCGTTCTTCCTGGCCGGCTGGCTGTGCTACCTGGTGGAGGCGCTGTTCGCGCACGACTTCCTGCGCTCGTGGTGGATGGCCGTATCCATGGGCCATCTGGGCGTGATGATCGGCGCCATCATCAATGCAGACACTCCCCCTGCCTCACCCGTGGGAGCGCCATCCCGCGAAACCCGGAACATCCCATGA
- a CDS encoding glycosyltransferase, whose product MKIAYIVGGLPFGGVETWLCDLAAEYRRSGLAEACIFNLSGTGDMHDRFVEQGLDVRSVGSGVRAIASHRLDTTLRLRAMLRDYAPDVIHTMHISANHHGRLAALGLGVPVVTHLHNVKRERRLHRRLSDKLLSYATTAYLAVSKAVADVVAADHNRAGRPVQVFYNAIDPKRCDMPPLDLKAAYGVSGPVILSVGRYVRQKNLDLLIRAVRILHDQQIPASLVLVGEGVERPRLEALRDSLGLGGHVVLTGFRQDVAAFFRAADIFAMPSDFEGFPIAQMEALYCGLPCVVSRHVPSLEVAAEASLVCETEPGDIAAKLLSILRDGTLRARLSEAAHRVIEPLTMPRYAERLLAFYASLPAKNHGGQAR is encoded by the coding sequence ACCTTGCGGCGGAATACCGCCGCAGCGGCCTTGCCGAGGCGTGCATCTTCAACCTGTCCGGCACGGGCGACATGCACGACCGCTTCGTGGAACAGGGGCTCGACGTGCGCTCCGTGGGCTCCGGCGTCCGCGCCATCGCGTCGCACAGGCTGGACACCACGTTGCGTCTGCGCGCCATGCTGCGCGACTACGCCCCCGACGTCATCCACACCATGCACATCAGCGCCAACCACCACGGGCGCTTGGCCGCGCTGGGACTGGGAGTTCCCGTGGTCACCCACCTGCACAACGTCAAGCGCGAAAGACGGCTGCACCGCAGGCTTTCCGACAAGCTGCTCTCGTACGCCACCACCGCGTATCTGGCGGTATCCAAGGCCGTGGCCGACGTCGTCGCCGCCGACCACAATCGGGCGGGCCGGCCGGTGCAGGTCTTCTACAACGCCATAGACCCGAAACGTTGCGACATGCCCCCGCTAGACCTGAAGGCCGCCTACGGCGTCTCCGGCCCGGTCATTCTTTCGGTGGGCCGGTACGTGCGGCAGAAGAACCTGGACCTGCTCATCCGGGCCGTGCGCATCCTGCACGACCAGCAAATACCCGCATCGTTGGTGCTGGTGGGCGAAGGGGTGGAACGCCCCCGCCTGGAGGCGTTGCGCGACAGTCTGGGCCTTGGCGGGCACGTGGTGCTGACGGGATTCCGCCAGGACGTGGCGGCCTTTTTCCGGGCGGCGGACATCTTCGCCATGCCCTCGGATTTCGAAGGCTTTCCCATCGCCCAGATGGAAGCCTTGTACTGCGGCCTGCCGTGCGTGGTCTCGCGCCATGTTCCCTCGCTGGAGGTGGCGGCCGAAGCCTCGCTGGTGTGTGAAACCGAACCTGGCGACATCGCGGCCAAGCTGCTTTCCATTCTGCGCGACGGCACGCTGCGGGCACGGCTTTCCGAGGCCGCGCACCGGGTGATCGAACCACTCACCATGCCGCGCTACGCGGAGCGCCTGCTGGCCTTCTATGCAAGCCTGCCAGCCAAAAACCATGGCGGGCAGGCCCGGTGA